The Gemmatimonadota bacterium genome includes the window GTGCATTGCTGTACCCGAATATTGGTGGAGTTTAAATAATCCGGAGAATGTCGAGGTTGTAGGGTTAAATGAGTTCTCTATGAGGAATTGCCCAAATCGGCTAGCGTAATCTGCTCCCTGTTTCACCTTAGACATCGTTTCTGGATCAATATTGATCTCTTGAAATCTTTCTATAAGCCTCGATAGCAATTTTTTTGCGAATTCGCTTTCTGCGATTTGTCCTATCCGGTCTGCGAGATCGCTGATATGCTCTTCTACCGTTTCTTGAACGAGTTCTACCAATGAATCCACATATTCTTGAACTCGCTCTTGGGCAGCCTTTAATTGCTGATTCACATCCTCAAAGTCCGAATCTCCACGAATCAGATCAGCTACATTGCGACCTTCCGCCCGAATCTTGTTTGTCGTCTGTTGAACCTTATTTTCTACTGATTGAGAAATCTGTGCTTTACTATCTAATAATGCGCGTCTTTGCTGAGTTAATAACTCTTGCAGGGCATCCACATCGGGATCATCGCTCGACTCGGCCGCGAGGGCCTCTTGTAGCACTTGTTCAAGGGTGTAGAGCGATGTTGTATAACGTGCGGTCAATCCTTTTTCTTGCACAAACGCATTGAAATTATCGCGGAAGGCGTCAAAACCACTTCTTTTATCGTAGATTTTTTTAAACTCTTCGTCCTGTTCTGTACGGGCATCAAGTGCGGCTTCCGCATCTACGAAAGATATGCGAAGTTTTTCTGGAGTGAAAGGTAAAAGGTCTTTTCGAAGGTCTTCCCGGATTACATCCTGAGCCGCTGGTGTATTTCCCTCGGCACATCGCTGCATCTTGTTCACAACCAACAGCATTTCGTGGGCTTTATCCCTCTCAATTGCAAGTTTTCTAAAATGTGCCGCTATATGGGAGTCAAACATTTCGTTGGTAATGACAAAGACCAGGAGGTCGGCTTTACTAATCGCCTCGTACGTCATTTTGTCATGGTCGGGGCGTAACTCTGTATGGACACCCGGCGTATCTACGACTCTGATTCCATACCAGTCAAACTGTT containing:
- a CDS encoding 50S ribosome-binding GTPase, with the translated sequence MKEIYIQQYTVRGKSLLERAERILKDAPVDKVKEFAQRVPKRVATPEESVQVVFAGQYSAGKSSILKVMTRREDIEIGAGITTQQTQQFDWYGIRVVDTPGVHTELRPDHDKMTYEAISKADLLVFVITNEMFDSHIAAHFRKLAIERDKAHEMLLVVNKMQRCAEGNTPAAQDVIREDLRKDLLPFTPEKLRISFVDAEAALDARTEQDEEFKKIYDKRSGFDAFRDNFNAFVQEKGLTARYTTSLYTLEQVLQEALAAESSDDPDVDALQELLTQQRRALLDSKAQISQSVENKVQQTTNKIRAEGRNVADLIRGDSDFEDVNQQLKAAQERVQEYVDSLVELVQETVEEHISDLADRIGQIAESEFAKKLLSRLIERFQEINIDPETMSKVKQGADYASRFGQFLIENSFNPTTSTFSGLFKLHQYSGTAMHGMVKDIGHFLGKSFKPWEAVKWTRTIANAGRVLSVAGTVLTIALQLKEDVDAAKLEQELRESRAAVRAGFGEAANAIEMHFDEVTNTYVAETIGQRLEEVDKQLKELRDMKQSRSDLFQELNALLEDTRELISEIHVYSNPE